In a single window of the Pongo abelii isolate AG06213 chromosome 1, NHGRI_mPonAbe1-v2.0_pri, whole genome shotgun sequence genome:
- the TTC22 gene encoding tetratricopeptide repeat protein 22 isoform X2, producing MAELEAVADDLDALIDDLDYLPGHFHLEMQLNFEPRSPAPQRARDLKLQREGLRQELQLAAAPQRPAVRHLLGAFAFYLEELDEARECFLEVAHEHPGNLNAWANLAHVYGRLGQEEEEEACAARLADLMGLAEEPEAAGDPQLRAARCLAEQGYAHGFDVGCASPEERARGLAAGIALYDKALGYGQQIPMEEKRGWYFTMATLYIRLDGIFLELGSEEQKRLPAFNRTLALLRQVLKSEDPRHRALAWCYLGMLLERKNTFSTTPMGVHDCGYSGTDPLDCFGKAIEIAKNQPPILNRLAKIFYFLGKQDMAIGTCNMALDVLRDPELNWQAYCTRAKRRGLTMLPRLVSNSWAQAVLPPRPPKVLEFQV from the exons ATGGCGGAGCTGGAGGCTGTGGCCGACGATCTAGACGCCCTCATCGACGACCTGGACTACCTCCCGGGCCACTTTCACCTGGAGATGCAGTTGAACTTCGAGCCGCGCTCGCCGGCCCCACAGCGCGCCCGGGACCTGAAGCTGCAGCGGGAGGGTCTGCGGCAGGAGCTCCAGCTGGCGGCCGCCCCGCAGCGCCCCGCCGTGCGTCACCTCCTGGGCGCTTTCGCATTCTACCTGGAGGAGCTGGACGAGGCCCGCGAGTGCTTCCTCGAGGTGGCCCACGAGCACCCGGGCAACCTCAACGCCTGGGCCAATCTGGCACACGTGTACGGCCGGCTGggccaggaagaagaggaggaggcctGCGCCGCGCGGCTGGCCGACCTCATGGGCCTGGCAGAGGAGCCCGAGGCCGCCGGGGACCCCCAGCTCCGCGCCGCTCGCTGCCTGGCCGAGCAGGGCTACGCGCACGGCTTCGACGTGGGCTGCGCCAGCCCAGAGGAGCGTGCGCGGGGGCTGGCGGCAGGCATCGCGCTCTACGACAAGGCGCTAGGCTACGGGCAGCAG ATCCCGATGGAGGAGAAAAGGGGCTGGTATTTCACCATGGCAACACTCTACATCAG GCTAGATGGCATCTTCCTGGAACTGGGCAGTGAGGAGCAGAAGAGACTGCCCGCCTTCAACCGCACGCTGGCCCTACTCCGGCAAGTGCTCAAGTCTGAGGACCCCCGCCACCGAG CCCTGGCCTGGTGCTACCTCGGGATGCTGCTGGAGCGGAAGAACACCTTCTCCACCACCCCCATGGGCGTCCATGACTGCGGGTACTCAGGGACTGACCCTCTGGACTGCTTTGGCAAG GCCATTGAGATTGCCAAGAACCAACCTCCCATCCTGAATCGCCTGGCAAAAATCTTCTACTTCCTGGGAAAGCAGGATATGGCCATTGGAACCTGCAACATGGCCCTGGATGTCCTACGCGATCCAGAGCTCAACTGGCAGGCGTACTGCACAAGGGCCAAG agacgaggtctcactatgttgcccagactcgtctcaaactcctgggctcaagcagtcctcccacctcgacctcccaaagtgctggaattccaggtgtga
- the TTC22 gene encoding tetratricopeptide repeat protein 22 isoform X1, whose product MAELEAVADDLDALIDDLDYLPGHFHLEMQLNFEPRSPAPQRARDLKLQREGLRQELQLAAAPQRPAVRHLLGAFAFYLEELDEARECFLEVAHEHPGNLNAWANLAHVYGRLGQEEEEEACAARLADLMGLAEEPEAAGDPQLRAARCLAEQGYAHGFDVGCASPEERARGLAAGIALYDKALGYGQQIPMEEKRGWYFTMATLYIRLDGIFLELGSEEQKRLPAFNRTLALLRQVLKSEDPRHRALAWCYLGMLLERKNTFSTTPMGVHDCGYSGTDPLDCFGKAIEIAKNQPPILNRLAKIFYFLGKQDMAIGTCNMALDVLRDPELNWQAYCTRAKIHIRAYLHDLERAKMGLGGMPDRNHLACAKADLEEVVRVCPGFKAYLDIGQVYYYMGVDAVQELLAVDEAALNQALVFLAKAGESELGATLPELQLLRGKCLRIKGEDANAAACFKRAVELDDAGSSHTDGFGCLLEALLAQWSQAQLSDGELGREVDAWLRRAQDKYPAARLRQELQRVWRGHTDEVLGLARALVAQGRLALVRLLFETMEREGEGASAPRDRRAVSF is encoded by the exons ATGGCGGAGCTGGAGGCTGTGGCCGACGATCTAGACGCCCTCATCGACGACCTGGACTACCTCCCGGGCCACTTTCACCTGGAGATGCAGTTGAACTTCGAGCCGCGCTCGCCGGCCCCACAGCGCGCCCGGGACCTGAAGCTGCAGCGGGAGGGTCTGCGGCAGGAGCTCCAGCTGGCGGCCGCCCCGCAGCGCCCCGCCGTGCGTCACCTCCTGGGCGCTTTCGCATTCTACCTGGAGGAGCTGGACGAGGCCCGCGAGTGCTTCCTCGAGGTGGCCCACGAGCACCCGGGCAACCTCAACGCCTGGGCCAATCTGGCACACGTGTACGGCCGGCTGggccaggaagaagaggaggaggcctGCGCCGCGCGGCTGGCCGACCTCATGGGCCTGGCAGAGGAGCCCGAGGCCGCCGGGGACCCCCAGCTCCGCGCCGCTCGCTGCCTGGCCGAGCAGGGCTACGCGCACGGCTTCGACGTGGGCTGCGCCAGCCCAGAGGAGCGTGCGCGGGGGCTGGCGGCAGGCATCGCGCTCTACGACAAGGCGCTAGGCTACGGGCAGCAG ATCCCGATGGAGGAGAAAAGGGGCTGGTATTTCACCATGGCAACACTCTACATCAG GCTAGATGGCATCTTCCTGGAACTGGGCAGTGAGGAGCAGAAGAGACTGCCCGCCTTCAACCGCACGCTGGCCCTACTCCGGCAAGTGCTCAAGTCTGAGGACCCCCGCCACCGAG CCCTGGCCTGGTGCTACCTCGGGATGCTGCTGGAGCGGAAGAACACCTTCTCCACCACCCCCATGGGCGTCCATGACTGCGGGTACTCAGGGACTGACCCTCTGGACTGCTTTGGCAAG GCCATTGAGATTGCCAAGAACCAACCTCCCATCCTGAATCGCCTGGCAAAAATCTTCTACTTCCTGGGAAAGCAGGATATGGCCATTGGAACCTGCAACATGGCCCTGGATGTCCTACGCGATCCAGAGCTCAACTGGCAGGCGTACTGCACAAGGGCCAAG ATACACATCAGAGCCTACCTGCATGACCTGGAGCGGGCCAAGATGGGTCTCGGGGGCATGCCTGACAGGAACCACCTGGCCTGTGCCAAGGCTGACCTCGAGGAAGTGGTCAGGGTGTGCCCAGGCTTCAAGGCATACCTGGACATCGGCCAG GTCTACTACTATATGGGCGTGGACGCGGTGCAGGAGCTGCTGGCGGTGGACGAGGCGGCGCTGAACCAGGCGCTGGTGTTCCTGGCCAAGGCGGGCGAGTCGGAGCTGGGTGCCACGCTGCCCGAGCTGCAGCTGCTGCGCGGCAAGTGCCTGCGCATCAAGGGCGAGGACGCCAACGCGGCCGCCTGCTTCAAGCGCGCGGTGGAGCTGGACGACGCGGGCTCCAGCCACACCGACGGCTTTGGCTGCCTGCTTGAGGCGCTGCTGGCGCAGTGGAGCCAGGCACAGCTGAGCGACGGGGAGCTGGGCCGCGAGGTGGACGCCTGGCTGCGCCGCGCCCAGGACAAGTACCCCGCGGCGCGCCTGCGCCAGGAGCTGCAGCGCGTGTGGCGCGGGCACACGGACGAGGTGCTGGGGCTGGCCCGGGCCCTGGTGGCCCAGGGACGACTGGCGCTGGTGCGGCTGCTCTTCGAGACCATGGAGCGCGAGGGCGAGGGCGCCAGCGCGCCGCGGGACCGCCGGGCTGTCTCATTCTAG
- the PARS2 gene encoding probable proline--tRNA ligase, mitochondrial produces MERLLTRCRALPALATCSRQLSGYVPCRFHHCAPRRGQRLLLSRVFQPQNLREDRVLSLQDKSDDLTCKSQRLMLQVGLIYPASPGCYHLLPYTVRAMEKLVRVIDQEMQAIGGQKVNMPSLNPAELWQATNRWDLMGKELLRLRDRHGKEYCLGPTHEEAITALIASQKKLSYKQLPFLLYQVTRKFRDEPRPRFGLLRGREFYMKDMYTFDSSPEAAQQTYSLVCDAYCSLFNRLGLPFVKVQADVGTIGGTVSHEFQLPVDIGEDGLAICPHCSFSANMETLDLSQMNCPACQGPLTKTKGIEVGHTFYLGTKYSSIFNAQFTNVYGKPTLAEMGCYGLGVTRILAAAIEVLSTEDCVRWPSLLAPYQACLIPPKKGSKEEAASELIGQLYDHITEAVPQLHGEVLLDDRTHLTIGNRLKDANKFGYPFVIITGKRALEDPAHFEVWCQNTGEVVFLTKDGVMDLLTQVQTV; encoded by the coding sequence ATGGAAAGGCTGCTGACAAGATGCAGAGCATTGCCCGCCCTGGCCACCTGCAGCCGCCAGCTCTCTGGGTATGTTCCTTGCAGGTTTCACCACTGTGCCCCAAGAAGAGGGCAGCGCCTGCTGCTGTCTCGTGTGTTCCAGCCACAGAACCTTCGGGAAGACCGGGTGCTCTCCCTGCAGGACAAATCTGATGACCTGACCTGTAAGAGCCAGCGGCTGATGCTGCAGGTGGGCCTGATCTACCCAGCAAGCCCCGGCTGTTACCACCTCCTGCCGTACACCGTCCGTGCCATGGAGAAGCTCGTGCGAGTGATAGACCAGGAGATGCAGGCCATCGGGGGCCAGAAAGTCAACATGCCCAGCCTCAACCCGGCAGAGCTCTGGCAAGCCACCAACCGGTGGGACTTGATGGGCAAGGAGCTGCTAAGACTTAGAGACAGGCATGGCAAGGAATACTGCTTAGGACCAACTCACGAGGAAGCCATTACAGCCTTAATTGCCTCCCAGAAGAAACTGTCCTACAAGCAGCTTCCCTTCCTGCTGTACCAAGTGACAAGGAAGTTTCGGGATGAGCCCAGGCCCCGCTTTGGTCTTCTGCGTGGCCGAGAGTTTTACATGAAGGATATGTACACCTTTGACTCCTCCCCAGAGGCTGCCCAGCAGACCTACAGCCTGGTGTGTGATGCCTATTGCAGCCTGTTCAACAGGTTAGGGCTGCCATTTGTCAAGGTCCAGGCCGATGTGGGCACCATCgggggcacagtgtctcatgagTTCCAGCTCCCAGTGGATATTGGAGAGGACGGGCTTGCCATCTGTCCCCACTGCAGCTTCTCAGCCAACATGGAGACACTAGACTTGTCACAAATGAACTGCCCTGCTTGCCAGGGCCCACTGACTAAAACCAAAGGCATTGAGGTGGGGCACACATTTTACCTGGGTACCAAGTACTCATCTATTTTCAATGCTCAGTTTACCAATGTCTATGGCAAACCAACCCTGGCTGAAATGGGGTGCTACGGCTTGGGTGTGACACGGATCTTGGCTGCTGCCATTGAAGTCCTCTCTACAGAAGACTGTGTCCGCTGGCCCAGCCTACTGGCCCCTTACCAAGCCTGCCTCATCCCCCCTAAGAAGGGCAGTAAGGAGGAGGCGGCCTCCGAGCTCATAGGACAGCTATACGACCACATCACAGAGGCAGTGCCTCAGCTTCATGGGGAGGTGCTCCTGGATGACAGGACCCATCTGACCATCGGAAACAGACTGAAAGATGCCAACAAGTTTGGCTACCCCTTTGTGATAATCACTGGCAAGAGGGCCCTGGAGGACCCTGCACATTTTGAGGTTTGGTGTCAGAACACTGGTGAGGTGGTCTTCCTCACCAAAGATGGAGTCATGGATTTACTGACCCAAGTGCAGACTGTCTAA